TCTTATATAGAGGCATTTGCAAGCGTAGATTTTTTTAGCTGTATTAGgatagataaaaaaatatcggtaaaataataaagtaCTACCTAATCGTTTTTTAATGCTCGCTATGCagttcaatatttttttaccgATACGCAGGACTGCATAGTTAAAATTGTGTATTGCTACGCGTTGCTAGAATTCCTTCATGCTCTACAGAATTTAGCAGATTTGAGAAAGCATATCCTAGGACTAAGTGTTGTCGTAAACGTGGTCTTACGGTCGTTCAGGAATCACTGCGTTTAATGGTATCTTTCCCCAAATATGTCTAAGGCAAATATTTCTtccaaattaaaaaaagtagttgAGTCCATCTATAATCCAAAATTGGCGGATTCTTGGGACAACACTGGGCTTCTGCTTGAGGCTCCTTTCCCAAGAACAAATGCAAGTTCCGTACTTTTGACGATTGACTTGACTGAGAAAGTTGCTGAAGAAGCTATTTCAAATAAACTTGTATCATCTATTGTAGCATATCGTATGGCGGTTAACCTTCTacttttattgtttacacAACTTACTCACAACTAGACCCCATTATCTTTCGTGGGCTTAAAGCCATCACGATGGAGGATCCCCAACAAAGAAGCCTTTTAAAACTTGCTGCTGAAGGAATTCACGTTTACTCGCCTCATACAGCCGTTGATGCTGCTGTTGATGGAGTAAATGACTGGCTGGCCCAAGGTATAGCTGGAGGACGAAACAACATTAAAAGCGTGGTCCCAACTCAGCAAAATTCTGTCATGGCTGAGGCAGAAGGTTACGGTCGAATTTGCGAACTGAAGATTCCTACAACCTTGCGTGAATTGGTCCAAAGGGCTAAGGAGTTAACCGGCTTGCAATATGGTGAGcttctttttatctttattgTTAATATTGTTAACCTATTTGATTGTAGTCCAAGTGTGTGCACCTAACGGATTAGATTCTCATATTTCCAAGGTTTCTTTATG
Above is a genomic segment from Schizosaccharomyces pombe strain 972h- genome assembly, chromosome: III containing:
- a CDS encoding NGG1 interacting factor 3 family protein, with translation MSKANISSKLKKVVESIYNPKLADSWDNTGLLLEAPFPRTNASSVLLTIDLTEKVAEEAISNKLVSSIVAYHPIIFRGLKAITMEDPQQRSLLKLAAEGIHVYSPHTAVDAAVDGVNDWLAQGIAGGRNNIKSVVPTQQNSVMAEAEGYGRICELKIPTTLRELVQRAKELTGLQYVQVCAPNGLDSHISKVSLCAGSGGSVVMNTDADLYFTGELSHHQVLAAMAKGISVILCGHSNTERGYLKDVMCQKLASSFHKEGVDANVIVSSMDADPLTTM